Proteins from one Leptospira fletcheri genomic window:
- a CDS encoding LA_3150 family lipoprotein, producing the protein MMKSIFLKTLILALAIGLSACAKHGKTNETDNSGILAAILAAPSGDNTKSVLKITQVDATSWSGICYDTFSLLNSGNAGSVPVSGTDFYNATLGALQSAPPLVREAVSKSTCSSLGFSGGVLQRGTGNNFNYKLYECNPDVGVCTFAAIQAAGF; encoded by the coding sequence ATGATGAAATCGATTTTTTTAAAAACCTTAATCCTCGCTCTTGCCATCGGATTATCCGCCTGCGCTAAGCACGGAAAAACGAACGAGACCGATAACAGCGGGATCTTGGCGGCGATTTTGGCGGCTCCTTCCGGAGACAACACGAAATCCGTCCTGAAAATCACGCAAGTGGACGCGACTTCTTGGAGCGGGATCTGCTACGATACGTTCAGCTTACTGAACAGTGGCAACGCCGGGAGCGTTCCAGTTTCCGGAACGGACTTTTACAACGCGACCCTAGGTGCGTTGCAAAGTGCTCCTCCATTGGTAAGAGAAGCAGTTTCCAAATCCACTTGCAGTTCGCTGGGATTCTCCGGCGGGGTTCTGCAACGCGGAACCGGAAACAACTTCAACTACAAACTGTACGAATGCAACCCTGACGTGGGTGTATGTACTTTCGCCGCCATCCAAGCGGCCGGTTTCTAA
- a CDS encoding efflux RND transporter periplasmic adaptor subunit, with protein sequence MMKKIVFYTLVFLTVSLTALFAYKRFINHKSGMKLSSSQGSEESDSVSLDKEQSELFHIAVKRVEKSRFRRTISLIGEVAAVPDRIIEVPARVPGRITTVKFVEGSQVSKGQLLAILDSPDLAKLRSAYNSARTRYSAASQNTERVRNLVSMKLAAKQEEIDSEANLKVIAAELKASEENLRANGLEPSDETSGKYHIYSPISGIVLNRNALPGALVPATQNLATVGNISELWFMAKIFEADLGKVSEGDKADIILNSYPDLVFDGNLEHIGEQVDLASRTVHARLVFRNKGRKAKIGLFGTAKVVTETGMGILVPESSIFKKNDEDMVFVRTDIRMFSARRVRVAGSEDGNVEILEGLDAGDEVVTQGVFELKSLLLKSSFGEEG encoded by the coding sequence ATGATGAAAAAAATCGTATTCTATACGTTGGTCTTTCTGACCGTCAGCCTTACGGCTCTTTTTGCATATAAGAGATTTATAAATCATAAAAGCGGAATGAAATTGTCCTCTTCCCAAGGATCCGAGGAATCGGATTCCGTTTCCCTAGATAAGGAACAATCCGAATTGTTTCATATTGCGGTGAAAAGGGTGGAAAAAAGCCGCTTTAGAAGGACGATTTCCCTAATCGGCGAGGTCGCCGCGGTGCCCGATCGGATTATCGAGGTCCCGGCGAGAGTGCCTGGCCGGATCACTACGGTAAAATTCGTGGAAGGCTCGCAGGTTTCCAAGGGGCAACTTCTGGCGATTTTGGATTCCCCGGATCTTGCGAAACTAAGATCCGCCTACAATTCCGCGAGAACGAGATATTCCGCTGCCTCCCAAAATACCGAGCGCGTCCGCAATTTGGTTTCGATGAAATTGGCCGCCAAGCAGGAGGAGATCGATTCGGAAGCGAATTTGAAAGTGATCGCCGCGGAATTAAAGGCGTCCGAGGAAAATCTAAGGGCCAATGGACTGGAGCCGAGCGATGAAACCAGCGGAAAATATCATATCTATTCTCCGATTTCCGGAATCGTACTGAATCGGAACGCCTTGCCGGGCGCGCTCGTTCCGGCTACGCAGAATCTCGCCACTGTGGGGAACATTTCCGAGCTATGGTTTATGGCCAAGATTTTCGAAGCGGATCTTGGAAAGGTCAGCGAAGGCGATAAGGCCGACATTATCCTGAATTCCTATCCGGATCTGGTTTTTGACGGGAATCTGGAACATATCGGCGAACAGGTGGATCTGGCATCCCGCACCGTCCACGCTCGTCTGGTATTCCGGAATAAGGGTCGTAAGGCCAAGATTGGTCTGTTCGGGACTGCCAAGGTCGTAACGGAAACGGGGATGGGGATACTCGTTCCGGAGTCTAGTATATTCAAAAAAAATGATGAGGATATGGTATTTGTCCGGACGGACATCAGGATGTTCTCCGCCAGACGAGTAAGGGTTGCCGGATCTGAGGACGGAAACGTCGAGATTTTGGAGGGGTTAGATGCGGGAGACGAGGTCGTTACTCAAGGCGTTTTCGAGCTCAAATCCTTGCTGCTCAAATCCTCGTTCGGGGAGGAGGGCTGA
- a CDS encoding sensor histidine kinase: MPPKVEYGVLDLRGWDADKNPIVSLEGDWEFFDGLSSSGLLQTEPAYLKVPGAWNRFRTSAGTEHGGEGTGTYRLKILLDRPRGDFALRINDVSTAFRLYESGTLLRENGKVASEKDKMIPSYKHPIVLLPEAKSELKLEIEISNFYHITGGLRKSIQFGPAISIFEAKETESSLGWLVFGATFLMGLYHLILYVMRRIDRSALWFGWFCVDVSVRTFFTGSVWIYEVLPDEYWIYIHKADILTFVISVPLFSLFLNSVFPKEFHVYALRGILGISAFFSGIVCVLPASKYMWWIQFFQGFVGLFMMYLLFVMVLTLVRKREGSLLFLAGGSVLFLATLNDILNQALWIKTGYLANWGLLAFLFSQTTMLSIRFSNAFVRLEELQKSLETKVAERTQELKSAKRIAEEANALKDTFISLVSHDLRAPLANIIGVLQLIRSDYDSLDDSSILEWIERLERTSTQSLEMISTLLDLNRLRSGSFRMDNTVFHLHFEVEDVLSRFWSQAKFKNVSILNRIPKEATIEMDRSLLAAIFTNLVSNSIKFCREGDTVEIDFDRKSDNAEFSVKDSGVGIPEEMIPHLFSTDVKSTRYGTKNEVGTGLGLPLVYSIIQAYHGKISVRSDLQKGTTFTFSIPQKKEITV, translated from the coding sequence ATGCCTCCCAAAGTAGAATATGGGGTCCTGGACTTAAGAGGCTGGGATGCGGACAAGAATCCGATCGTTTCCTTGGAAGGAGATTGGGAATTTTTCGACGGACTTTCCTCTTCCGGTCTTCTCCAGACCGAACCCGCCTACCTTAAGGTACCTGGCGCTTGGAACCGATTTCGGACCTCCGCAGGGACGGAACACGGGGGAGAAGGCACCGGGACGTACCGCTTAAAGATTCTACTCGACCGGCCCAGAGGAGACTTCGCTCTCAGGATCAACGACGTTTCCACCGCGTTTCGACTCTACGAGAGTGGAACATTGCTCCGGGAAAACGGAAAGGTGGCTTCCGAAAAGGACAAGATGATTCCGTCCTACAAGCATCCGATCGTATTATTGCCGGAAGCAAAATCGGAGCTGAAATTAGAAATAGAAATATCAAATTTCTATCATATAACGGGAGGATTGAGAAAATCGATCCAATTCGGTCCTGCGATTTCGATATTCGAAGCCAAGGAAACCGAATCCTCCCTAGGGTGGCTCGTCTTCGGAGCTACGTTTTTAATGGGCTTGTACCACCTGATCCTATACGTAATGCGAAGGATCGATCGATCGGCTCTTTGGTTCGGATGGTTTTGTGTGGATGTAAGCGTCCGGACTTTCTTTACAGGTTCGGTCTGGATCTACGAGGTCCTCCCCGACGAATATTGGATTTATATCCACAAAGCGGATATTCTGACGTTCGTCATCTCCGTTCCTTTGTTTTCCTTATTCTTAAATAGCGTCTTTCCCAAGGAGTTTCACGTTTATGCGTTAAGAGGCATCCTAGGAATTTCCGCTTTCTTTTCGGGGATCGTATGCGTTCTTCCCGCTTCGAAATACATGTGGTGGATCCAATTTTTCCAAGGCTTCGTGGGACTATTCATGATGTACCTACTTTTCGTCATGGTCCTTACCTTGGTCCGCAAACGGGAAGGTTCCCTTCTCTTTTTGGCAGGGGGAAGCGTCCTCTTCTTGGCCACATTGAACGATATCCTGAACCAAGCCTTATGGATCAAAACGGGATATCTTGCCAATTGGGGCCTACTCGCCTTCCTATTTTCTCAGACCACCATGCTTTCCATCCGTTTTTCCAATGCATTCGTCCGGTTGGAGGAGCTGCAAAAATCGCTGGAAACAAAGGTCGCAGAGCGCACCCAGGAATTGAAAAGTGCCAAACGGATAGCGGAAGAAGCCAACGCGCTCAAGGATACGTTCATTTCTTTGGTAAGTCACGATCTAAGAGCGCCTTTGGCGAACATCATCGGAGTTCTACAGCTGATCCGAAGCGATTATGACAGTCTGGACGATTCCTCCATTTTGGAATGGATCGAAAGACTGGAACGCACTTCCACGCAATCCTTGGAAATGATCTCCACTCTTCTGGATCTGAACCGTCTGCGTTCCGGATCCTTTCGCATGGATAACACGGTCTTCCATCTGCATTTCGAAGTCGAAGACGTGTTGAGTCGGTTCTGGAGCCAGGCCAAATTCAAGAACGTTTCGATCCTGAACAGGATCCCGAAAGAAGCGACAATAGAGATGGATCGCAGCTTGCTTGCCGCGATCTTTACGAACCTAGTCTCCAACTCGATCAAATTCTGTCGGGAAGGCGATACAGTGGAGATCGACTTCGACAGAAAGTCGGACAACGCGGAATTTTCCGTAAAGGACTCAGGCGTAGGGATCCCAGAGGAAATGATTCCTCACTTGTTTTCCACGGACGTAAAATCCACAAGATACGGAACCAAAAACGAAGTCGGGACCGGGCTTGGACTGCCGCTGGTGTACAGTATCATCCAGGCCTATCACGGAAAGATTTCCGTACGATCCGATCTGCAAAAGGGAACCACCTTCACGTTTTCGATTCCGCAAAAAAAGGAAATTACGGTTTAA
- a CDS encoding TolC family protein, whose product MRIFSIWLLYVVTGGVVYSQSLDGSQTPSCSGPLDLKRITVCVLEASPEYRTEQLKLKEISGKKQVASYLFPSNPVASAYLAHRKGTVSEGGPLGTGPAPVAMNHQILVTQEVYVGGKREKAREVAEEEYKVQAGRLEAVRRNMLSRTISGVLKYAGFKREYESTLQLYELAKELKELSHARAQEGVAPAMDVDVARAEELRLWKILKQAERKLESAKGELLIQLNRQPDSSLELEVSGVSLKELPKDVVTLVKIALANRPEIGMTENEIVLAARKLEQIKLQRVPNVTLGGFVQNDGFNEKVVGAQVSLPLTLWRTYEGEIRSAASVREQAFENARLQERNIRLEIVNAVSGYLALHTEMEQYDPTYLRDLDKDLLLLKDALRTGRIKVVDALNSQRILTGAKLNFILSRTEYSLAQVELVRAIGLSFEEFLEEVK is encoded by the coding sequence ATGCGCATATTTTCAATATGGCTTCTTTACGTAGTCACGGGAGGGGTCGTCTATTCTCAATCCTTGGATGGATCACAGACTCCTTCCTGTTCGGGGCCTTTGGATTTAAAACGCATCACAGTATGCGTTTTGGAAGCAAGTCCGGAATACAGAACGGAACAGCTAAAACTAAAGGAGATTTCGGGGAAAAAACAGGTCGCTTCCTACCTCTTCCCTTCCAACCCGGTGGCGAGCGCCTACCTCGCGCATCGGAAAGGAACCGTCTCCGAAGGAGGGCCTTTGGGAACCGGTCCCGCCCCCGTGGCCATGAACCATCAGATCCTAGTCACCCAGGAAGTTTATGTGGGGGGCAAGAGGGAAAAGGCCAGAGAAGTGGCCGAAGAGGAATACAAAGTCCAAGCGGGAAGATTGGAAGCTGTGCGTCGGAATATGCTTTCCCGCACGATTTCCGGAGTCTTGAAATATGCAGGGTTCAAGAGAGAGTATGAAAGCACTCTGCAGCTGTATGAGCTCGCAAAGGAATTGAAGGAACTCTCCCACGCTCGGGCCCAGGAAGGAGTTGCGCCTGCAATGGACGTGGATGTGGCCAGGGCGGAAGAATTACGGCTTTGGAAAATTCTCAAGCAAGCGGAACGGAAACTGGAATCCGCAAAGGGGGAACTGCTCATCCAATTGAACCGGCAGCCCGATTCTTCCTTGGAACTGGAAGTTTCCGGAGTTTCGCTTAAGGAATTGCCCAAGGATGTGGTCACTCTCGTTAAGATCGCGCTCGCGAATCGTCCGGAAATTGGTATGACCGAAAACGAGATCGTGCTCGCAGCGCGAAAACTCGAGCAGATTAAATTGCAGAGGGTCCCGAACGTTACTCTGGGCGGGTTCGTTCAAAACGACGGATTCAATGAAAAAGTGGTAGGGGCTCAGGTAAGCCTTCCCTTGACTCTTTGGAGAACGTACGAAGGTGAGATTCGCAGCGCAGCGTCCGTAAGAGAGCAGGCTTTTGAGAACGCGAGATTGCAGGAAAGAAACATCCGATTGGAGATCGTAAACGCGGTTTCCGGTTACCTCGCCCTACATACGGAGATGGAACAGTACGACCCGACGTATTTGCGGGACTTGGACAAGGATTTGCTGCTACTAAAGGATGCATTGCGTACGGGACGAATTAAAGTCGTGGACGCGTTGAATTCCCAGAGGATTCTCACGGGAGCAAAATTGAATTTTATTCTTTCCCGGACCGAATACTCTCTCGCACAGGTGGAGTTGGTTCGCGCCATCGGATTGTCTTTCGAGGAATTTCTCGAGGAAGTAAAATGA
- a CDS encoding PP2C family protein-serine/threonine phosphatase, translating to MTVSLFQGAFGVLFFWSILRFFVPSAEIPHPLLVGFNFLYTISVALYSNYKMVTGRWTATLWANRALLLSLPLPIFYGYFTFLSPDYLPVLIVFVVGVELPVLGLAKSRYLTLWYATYFSSFLLPSYVWRRWYLEEHSVFLTVFLTTCFFLHFWLIRASDSVKKMGAQLTRSLVQTKQNKRALKRLHTIQAIDSTLARRLQRDTLPDLRKFESGNLSLSARYVSLDTVGGDFYDVVDLGEGKTGLFIADVSGHGISAALVTMMTKAAFRNHYREQSDPSQLLKIVNRSLSGMLENQGMFVTAFYCIIHPKGELLFSSAGHPPALFLNKRENRIRELFTENTFFLGIEPTWSYKTDSIVMDRGDRLLIYTDGLVEAKNKIGQQYGEGRLSELLLKKANLSPEEFSEILMKDLGEFQAGRLSEDDIALVCCDFRG from the coding sequence ATGACCGTTTCCCTGTTTCAGGGCGCCTTCGGTGTTCTTTTTTTCTGGTCGATTCTCAGGTTCTTCGTGCCCTCCGCGGAAATCCCTCACCCTCTTCTTGTAGGATTCAATTTTCTTTATACGATTTCTGTCGCACTTTACTCCAACTATAAAATGGTGACTGGTCGCTGGACGGCCACCCTTTGGGCCAACCGTGCGCTTCTGCTTTCTCTTCCTCTTCCCATATTTTACGGTTATTTTACATTCCTTTCCCCCGATTATCTTCCGGTCCTGATCGTTTTCGTAGTAGGTGTGGAGTTGCCGGTATTAGGTCTGGCTAAAAGCAGGTATCTGACCCTTTGGTATGCGACCTATTTCTCCTCTTTTCTGTTGCCTTCGTACGTTTGGAGAAGGTGGTATTTGGAAGAACATTCCGTTTTTCTTACGGTCTTTCTCACAACCTGTTTCTTTCTTCATTTCTGGCTTATTCGTGCTTCCGATAGCGTGAAAAAGATGGGGGCTCAACTGACCAGAAGTCTCGTGCAAACCAAACAGAATAAAAGAGCATTAAAACGTCTGCACACCATTCAGGCCATCGATTCGACTTTAGCGCGCAGGCTGCAAAGAGACACCCTTCCGGATCTGAGAAAATTCGAATCCGGCAATCTCTCTCTTTCCGCAAGATACGTTTCCTTGGATACGGTCGGCGGGGATTTTTACGACGTGGTGGATTTGGGAGAAGGAAAAACCGGGCTCTTTATCGCGGATGTCTCCGGCCACGGGATTTCTGCAGCCCTAGTCACCATGATGACGAAGGCGGCTTTCCGGAACCATTACCGGGAACAATCCGATCCTTCTCAACTTCTGAAGATCGTCAATCGATCGTTATCCGGGATGCTGGAGAACCAAGGGATGTTCGTAACCGCATTTTATTGTATCATTCATCCGAAAGGGGAACTCCTGTTTTCCAGCGCAGGACATCCTCCCGCACTTTTTCTGAACAAAAGAGAGAATCGGATCCGGGAACTGTTTACGGAGAACACTTTTTTTCTAGGAATCGAGCCGACTTGGAGTTACAAAACGGATTCGATCGTCATGGACCGGGGAGATCGTCTCCTGATCTATACCGACGGTCTTGTAGAGGCCAAAAACAAGATCGGACAGCAGTATGGGGAAGGGAGATTGTCCGAACTTCTATTAAAAAAAGCGAATCTTTCCCCGGAGGAATTTTCGGAAATTCTAATGAAAGACTTAGGAGAATTCCAGGCCGGGCGTCTTTCGGAAGACGATATCGCGCTTGTTTGCTGCGATTTTCGCGGTTAG
- a CDS encoding GFA family protein has translation MSLKTYTGSCHCGEVQYEADIDLSKGTGRCNCSFCRKTRNWSILLQPEALRLLKGEESLGDYVFNTKSNHHHFCKNCGVRTFTKGFVPEIGGHYVAVWLSTLDNIDPLELAEAPLHYSDGLHNNWRNPPAEIRHL, from the coding sequence ATGTCTCTCAAAACTTATACGGGAAGTTGTCATTGCGGCGAGGTTCAATATGAGGCCGATATCGACTTAAGCAAAGGAACCGGCAGATGCAATTGTTCTTTTTGTAGAAAGACCCGGAACTGGTCTATTCTTCTGCAACCCGAGGCGCTTCGGTTGTTAAAAGGGGAGGAATCCTTGGGGGACTACGTTTTTAACACGAAGAGCAACCACCACCATTTCTGCAAGAACTGCGGCGTGAGGACGTTTACTAAGGGATTTGTTCCGGAGATCGGCGGCCATTATGTTGCCGTCTGGCTTTCCACTCTGGACAATATCGATCCTCTGGAGTTGGCGGAGGCGCCTCTTCACTATTCCGACGGTTTGCACAATAATTGGCGCAATCCTCCGGCCGAAATCCGCCATCTCTAA
- a CDS encoding DMT family transporter — MNLLLPIVFALLSGIAMSMQPGINSLLGKSLESSWLASALSFLIGTLALFLFVLFLGEGRSAGFLYKTAMSNPWWIWVGGLLGALIVTSAIVFAPKLGATGWLALFLVGQVSTALILEKYGILGFPEKPISLLKIVGLCLLVLGVWLVKKEG, encoded by the coding sequence ATGAACTTACTTTTGCCGATCGTATTCGCCCTACTTTCCGGAATCGCCATGTCCATGCAGCCTGGAATCAACTCCCTATTGGGGAAAAGCCTGGAAAGCTCTTGGTTAGCGTCCGCGCTTTCATTTCTCATAGGTACCCTTGCCTTATTTCTTTTCGTATTGTTTTTGGGGGAAGGAAGGTCCGCCGGTTTTCTATACAAGACGGCGATGAGTAATCCTTGGTGGATCTGGGTCGGAGGACTTTTGGGAGCGCTCATCGTAACCTCCGCTATCGTATTCGCACCCAAACTAGGCGCGACCGGATGGCTGGCGCTCTTTCTGGTCGGCCAAGTAAGCACGGCTCTCATTCTGGAAAAATACGGGATCCTGGGATTTCCGGAAAAACCGATCTCACTCCTGAAGATCGTCGGCTTGTGTCTTTTGGTTCTCGGAGTTTGGTTGGTTAAAAAGGAAGGTTAG
- a CDS encoding efflux RND transporter permease subunit: MEFLTAIVRWSLHNRLSVLVFSALLILAGLDSARKLKIDAVPDITNVQVQVITSAPALSTLEIEQYVTYPIERAVSGIPKLQEVRSVSRYGFSIITIVFEEGADLYLSRQLVSEKLVEVSNQIPRNYGSPQIGPISTGLGEVYQFVLKSKTHSLTELTTYLNWFVNPVLKTVHGVVEVNTFGGKVKQYRVVVDISKVAALGLGIRDVAEAVLANNTATGGGYVERNKEHLVIGTEGLLKKPEDFYKISIGKTPDGFPIYLSAVAKVEEGFRLRKGGATSDGQGEVVGAMTLMLVNENSLQVTDAVKKKIEEIKTTLPAGMEIEPFYDRSVMVKNTISTVLWNLGEGAVLVILVLFLMIGDIRSGLVIAVTIPLAMLFAITVMRFRDLPANLMSMGAIDFGLIVDGAVILVENSFRRLLELAREKGRRLTFEERRETILSATVEVRKATIFGEIIIGVVYLPILTLSGTEGKMFVPMALTVLFALLGAFFLTLTIIPVLASYFLDPKVDQEEETAFFKKINREYKPFLDKAMSRSRRVVWMALAGFGLAIVGFAFMGAEFIPTMDEGSVLLEITRLPSSSLQQSLDTSTKIEKALMAKFPEIVSIVSKTGSPELANEPMGLDKTDVFLELKPRKEWRFTKAEFEEEISKIVSDAVPEVAFGISQPIQMRTNEMIAGIRADVGIKIFGEDLATLKGLAEKIASLAKGVEGVADLRIEQLSGLEYLRVRPRREAMARYGYSINDVNQIAESLSAGHQVGVLFEGQKRFEIAVVSEWKLENDLGSLKALPVGTKGKIVPFGELADVSLEDGPVQINHENQYRLAIVQFNIRGSDMVSTVQRVDERIRSKIVFPPGYRYEMGGEFKKYNSARSTLMVVVPITLIVIFLFLYLAFREFSPALLIFLNVPFAVTGGVFSLLLRGMPFSIPAGIGFIALFGIAILNGLVLVTFAREEETKGVDAGEAIRRAAEHRIRPVITTALLASIGFLPMALSTSPGAEVQRPLATVVIGGLISASLLTLIVIPVVYARFIPIGRKPEKVLGGIGPNRTRMK; the protein is encoded by the coding sequence ATGGAATTTTTGACAGCCATCGTCCGTTGGAGTCTTCACAATCGATTGAGCGTCCTGGTTTTTTCTGCGCTCCTCATACTGGCGGGATTGGACTCCGCGAGAAAACTGAAGATAGACGCGGTACCGGACATCACGAATGTCCAAGTCCAAGTGATTACGTCGGCTCCTGCTTTGTCTACGTTGGAAATCGAGCAATATGTGACGTATCCGATCGAGAGGGCAGTTTCCGGAATACCGAAGTTGCAGGAAGTCCGTTCCGTTTCCAGATACGGATTCTCGATCATTACGATCGTATTCGAGGAAGGTGCCGACCTGTATTTGAGCCGACAATTGGTCAGCGAAAAATTGGTAGAGGTCTCCAACCAAATTCCTCGCAACTACGGTTCTCCTCAGATCGGTCCGATCTCCACAGGATTGGGAGAAGTGTACCAATTCGTACTCAAGAGTAAAACCCATTCTCTAACGGAACTCACTACCTATCTAAACTGGTTCGTGAATCCGGTCTTGAAGACAGTCCACGGAGTAGTGGAGGTGAATACCTTCGGCGGAAAGGTAAAGCAGTACAGGGTGGTCGTGGACATATCCAAAGTTGCGGCGCTCGGCTTAGGAATTCGGGACGTAGCCGAAGCGGTCTTGGCCAATAATACCGCGACCGGGGGCGGGTATGTGGAGAGGAACAAGGAGCACCTCGTCATCGGTACGGAAGGTCTGTTGAAAAAGCCGGAGGACTTCTATAAAATTTCCATAGGTAAAACCCCCGACGGATTCCCGATCTATTTGTCCGCCGTTGCAAAAGTGGAGGAAGGGTTCCGTCTCCGTAAAGGAGGGGCTACGTCGGACGGCCAAGGAGAAGTGGTGGGGGCCATGACCCTCATGCTGGTGAACGAGAATTCTCTACAGGTTACGGATGCGGTAAAGAAAAAGATAGAAGAGATCAAAACGACCCTTCCCGCCGGGATGGAAATCGAACCGTTTTACGACCGTTCGGTCATGGTAAAGAATACGATCAGTACCGTCCTTTGGAATTTGGGGGAAGGCGCCGTTCTCGTCATCCTCGTTCTATTTCTCATGATAGGAGACATTCGGTCCGGACTTGTGATCGCGGTCACGATTCCTTTAGCCATGCTTTTCGCGATCACGGTCATGCGTTTCCGGGATCTTCCCGCGAACTTGATGTCCATGGGAGCCATCGATTTCGGGCTCATCGTGGACGGGGCAGTGATTCTGGTCGAAAATTCCTTCCGCCGACTTCTGGAACTGGCCAGGGAAAAGGGTCGTCGCTTAACGTTCGAGGAGAGAAGGGAAACCATTTTGAGCGCCACGGTAGAAGTCCGCAAAGCGACGATCTTCGGGGAAATCATTATCGGAGTGGTCTATCTTCCCATCCTTACGTTATCCGGAACCGAAGGAAAGATGTTCGTTCCTATGGCCCTTACGGTGTTGTTCGCGCTTTTGGGCGCCTTCTTTCTCACCTTGACGATCATTCCTGTGTTAGCCTCTTACTTTCTGGATCCTAAGGTGGATCAGGAGGAAGAGACCGCCTTCTTCAAGAAGATCAATCGGGAATATAAGCCTTTTTTGGACAAGGCGATGTCCCGGTCCAGACGCGTGGTATGGATGGCGCTCGCGGGATTCGGGCTCGCGATCGTAGGCTTTGCCTTTATGGGCGCGGAATTTATTCCCACGATGGACGAAGGTTCCGTTCTTTTGGAGATCACTCGGTTGCCTTCCAGTTCGCTGCAACAGTCTTTGGACACTTCCACGAAGATCGAAAAGGCGTTGATGGCCAAATTTCCTGAGATCGTAAGCATCGTTTCCAAAACGGGATCTCCGGAACTCGCCAACGAACCCATGGGTTTGGACAAAACAGACGTATTTTTGGAACTGAAACCTCGGAAGGAATGGCGCTTTACCAAGGCGGAATTCGAGGAAGAGATTTCCAAGATTGTCTCGGATGCGGTTCCGGAGGTGGCCTTCGGAATTTCCCAACCGATACAGATGAGAACGAACGAGATGATCGCCGGGATCCGAGCCGACGTCGGAATCAAGATCTTCGGAGAAGACCTCGCTACCTTAAAAGGTTTGGCCGAAAAGATCGCTTCCTTAGCGAAAGGTGTGGAAGGAGTCGCGGACCTCAGGATCGAGCAACTGTCAGGTTTGGAATACCTTCGGGTTAGGCCTAGGAGGGAAGCGATGGCGCGTTACGGATATTCGATCAACGACGTGAATCAAATCGCGGAGTCCCTTTCCGCCGGACACCAAGTGGGAGTTCTCTTCGAAGGACAAAAGAGATTCGAGATCGCGGTGGTTTCGGAATGGAAATTGGAAAACGATTTGGGTAGCTTGAAGGCGCTTCCGGTCGGTACGAAGGGAAAGATCGTCCCGTTCGGAGAACTCGCCGATGTTTCCCTGGAAGACGGTCCCGTCCAGATCAACCACGAAAACCAGTACAGACTCGCGATCGTTCAATTCAACATTCGCGGGAGCGACATGGTGAGCACCGTCCAGAGAGTGGACGAAAGGATACGTTCGAAGATCGTTTTTCCTCCCGGGTATAGATACGAGATGGGCGGGGAATTCAAGAAATACAATTCCGCGAGGTCCACTCTGATGGTGGTGGTTCCGATAACGCTGATCGTTATTTTCTTGTTTTTGTATCTAGCTTTCCGGGAATTTTCTCCGGCTCTTTTGATATTCTTAAACGTGCCTTTTGCGGTTACGGGAGGCGTATTTTCTCTTCTTCTCCGCGGCATGCCTTTCAGCATTCCGGCGGGAATCGGGTTTATCGCGCTTTTCGGAATCGCGATCCTGAACGGATTGGTTCTGGTAACGTTTGCTCGGGAAGAGGAGACGAAAGGTGTGGATGCCGGAGAAGCGATCCGAAGAGCAGCGGAGCATAGAATCCGGCCCGTGATCACTACCGCGCTTTTGGCCTCGATCGGATTTTTGCCGATGGCTTTGTCCACTTCTCCCGGCGCGGAAGTCCAGCGTCCCTTAGCTACCGTTGTAATCGGCGGTCTCATCAGTGCGAGTCTCCTCACTCTGATCGTGATTCCGGTCGTATACGCGAGATTCATTCCGATCGGAAGGAAACCGGAAAAGGTGCTCGGGGGAATAGGCCCGAATCGGACCCGGATGAAATAA